In Erigeron canadensis isolate Cc75 chromosome 8, C_canadensis_v1, whole genome shotgun sequence, the DNA window TCTTCTTGCAACTATTCTTTATTCGTATTACTATTCATAAGTAATGGGTCTGATTACGACCTTTAGTTTCTGGGTATGCTCACACTTGTCTTACTTGTCTTACTTTTTTTTCATCGGAAAATGCAGGTTCAGCTTAAGTATGAGGTTATGAATGGTAGACCGGGCTGGTGTGCATGTGATGTCTTTGTCGGAGTTGTGTGGCTCAAAAGTTGCAAATTTGAGCAACGAATAACTCGAAACATTGTCTTGAAGTTCGGTGATCGGATAAGGGAGATGTTTGAGTTAGTTGAAAGAGAAATGCTGCTGCCAGTTGACGACTCTAGTTGATAGAATGATAGTgtctttcataaaaaaaaaaaagtattacatctttatcttaatttattttttttatcaagtctCATAAAATGTAAAGctcattttgtcatttttttaaaactataaggAACTCACTGTGTATAAATAGATCCATAATTTTATGTATCCTCCAAAAATTTCTCCATGAATAACTGCAAAACCATTGAAATCATCTCTCATTTCTTTTAACAGAAAATgtgtcaaaaatcaaaactttacatTCATCAATCTTTGTAAATCTGCAAAATTTTGATTCGTATTCACATACtgtaaacacacacacacacacaacaatCAGCAATGGATCCAAATCCTAAAAACTTTCCAATACTATCCTATGTTATGGCCAGGCTGCCCAGCATGAAAAAACCAAACATGTCGGATTTCGACATCGAACAACCCCCTGTGACACCTCGTTCGCCTTCCAAGCCAAAACCAGAACCATATTTCGAGCTCACGGAACGAATGCCTCATCTGACAGATCCTCAGCTTTTGGCTTCCATGAGGTCGGCCGTGGCTGACGTTTCACAAACACGTTCGTTGTTGAAAACGCTAGGTGAACGACCAGATCACGAAGCTGTGGACATTGCAAAAGCACGGCTTGCGGAAATTGAGTCAATGTTGTCGAACCAGCTTGATGAGATCGCGTTATCGGATAGGGTTGATCCAGAGGAAGATAAACGGAAGAAGGCAATCGAGAGGGAGAAGCAAATGCATAAGGCTTTGATCTCATTGGATCAAATGCATGAATCGTATGATAAATTGTTGAGTGATGCGGAAAAGAGGCTTGAGAGGATATATGAATCGGCTAAGGCAGGGGGAAGGAAACCGGCTCCTGTTGTTGATGAACCGAGGGGTGGCCAAGGTAGCAGTGGGAGTGCGGGTGGGGGTGGTGTTACGGATGAGGTTAAGGAGGAAGTGATTGCGATTCTATCTGATGCATTGTCGAACGGTGCTGAAAAGATAGATTTGTCAGAGAGACGTCTGCCTTTTTTACCTGAAGCATTTGGGAAGATTCATACATTGGTTTCCCTTAATCTATCCTCTAATCAGCTCGAGGTTTGCTTATAATTTGTTCATATTATGATCTCCTGGTTTTTTGAATATGTTGTTTGCTTTGAAGATTGGTTTCACTATATCTTGTTTGTTTTATCTCTAGTATTTATTTGGGCTCTAACTCAATGGCACAACAGAAATACGAAAAATATAAGTCTTGTGTTTTTGGTGGTCAATATATAGTTCTTTGGGTTTGGGATTCATATATCGATTAGCCTTTGATGCATTGAAACAGGTCATTCCTGATTCTGTTGCTGGTCTAGAGAATCTTGAAGAGCTTAACGTTTCTACAAATTGTTTGGTGGAGTTACCTGATTCCATCGGCTGTTTGCTCAAGTTGAAGATCTTGGATGTCTCAAGCAACAAGCTAGCTTCTTTGCCAGACAGCGTTGCGCAATGCAGGTACATCTCTAGCGTTCTGTTTCATATATCCATGACCCGATCAGTTCGTTTTGCTTGCTAAAAGAGAAGGTCCCCTTATATTACAATTGTTGCATCGTCAAAACAGAACGCATAAACATAGGAGTGTAATTTGATTTTAGTACTAATGAAAATCTTCTTATTATAGGTCATTAGTAGAACTTGATGCCAGTTTCAATAGGCTAACATATCTCCCTACCAAAATCGGGCATGAACTAGTGAACTTAAAGAAGCTCTCAATCCCTCTAAATAAGGTGCGCAACTTCCCTACTTCTATTGGTGAAATGAGATCTCTTCGGTTCCTAGATGCACACTTTAATGAGCTTCGAGGCCTTCCAAAATCCATTGGAAAGTTATCAAATCTTGAGGTACTCAACTTGGGCAGTAACTTCAGTGATCTGAAAGAACTTCCCGACACAATTGGAGATTTGGCCAACCTTAGAGAGCTTGATGTCAGCAACAATCAAATCCAACAGCTTCCTACGACCTTTGGTCGTCTTGACAAGTTGACCAAACTAAATATTGACCAAAACCCATTGGTGATCCCTCCGAAACACGTAGTGAAAGAGGGTATTGGTGCCGTGAAAGTGTACATGGCTCAAAGATGGTTTGATTTGTTGGTAGAGGAAGAGGAAAGAAGTAGACGTGAACAAGAAGCGTTGGCTCAGGCTAGTTGGTTGACCCGTAGCACCTCATGGTTGGCTGGTGCGGTTGTCGGTGCTGCTGGGACTGTTTCTTTATTTATGGGAGGAGACAATGACGATCCTTACCTTGAAGAGGAACGATGATTGGAAGtgcaaaatgggcgggttggATAAAGGGTTGAAAATGGTTTGTGTCAAAAGTGATATAGCTCTTGAAAAAGATTAAGGGCTGGCCCGGAACACTTaaagtttatctttttaattaatcattagaaTACTTGTAAGCACAATATTATTTCAGAATAATCTAATCTAATGCTTGGAATAAAGATATTGTGAATTCATAAGACAACTTAATCACTTTCGACTCATGAAgctgtattttttattttgttttacgaGTTATTAGGGATTATTTACAACAAACATTGACTCATTTATAGGCAACTAAGTTGAAATCATCATATCTAACGATAATCTACCTAACGGTTGCTGAACTCCTCTATTGAGGAACAATTTTTGTTGTTATAGTTCCTGTTTTGACCATTTTGTTCAAGCTTAAACATGAAACATGTGCATGATGGCTATATTGTTAGGCCTATACTCTCAACACACCCTATTTCCTCAACTTTATAGTATGGTCccctttttaaaatattttttatcaataaatttGGGGCCTACTAGGGACACACTCCGGGATCAACATTCTCTTTCCATACCGTATGCTCTTACACTTAACAAACAATCAAATATACTCCCTCCCACCCTGTGGCCGACCACCCACTGCTGTCGCCATCTGGTTTCCAGGAAAATCACTAAACACCTACAAAGACCAAAGTCATCTACAACCACCCAACATGTCCTTTTACCACAAACACTATCCCACCACCACTTAATAGTGGCGCCACCACCACCCCAGTCCAACCAGGAGTCTCCGCACCACCACCAGGACACCGGCGAGGCACCACCTTTCACCAACAACATCATTTTTATCATCTATATTTGAAACCCATCACTTATTTCTCATCATTTCCAGATCTATATAAACTCATCAACAAGATACGTGTTCAAGACtttcttttatgtttcttttatgCATGACATACGTGTTCAAGACTGCACCACTAACTTGACACAGACTTGCACAATCAATCTTACCAAATACCAGTTACACTGAGCAAGAAAATGTTACAAGTAAGTAAACTGAGCAATGAAAAAAAGGATAAAGGCCACCCCTTTCTTTCTAGACCGTAAAAGTAAGGATTTTTGATATTAACTAAACAAGAAAACAATAGACACAAGCACAAAATTGagcaagaaaaaaaatttggtcC includes these proteins:
- the LOC122580500 gene encoding plant intracellular Ras-group-related LRR protein 9-like codes for the protein MDPNPKNFPILSYVMARLPSMKKPNMSDFDIEQPPVTPRSPSKPKPEPYFELTERMPHLTDPQLLASMRSAVADVSQTRSLLKTLGERPDHEAVDIAKARLAEIESMLSNQLDEIALSDRVDPEEDKRKKAIEREKQMHKALISLDQMHESYDKLLSDAEKRLERIYESAKAGGRKPAPVVDEPRGGQGSSGSAGGGGVTDEVKEEVIAILSDALSNGAEKIDLSERRLPFLPEAFGKIHTLVSLNLSSNQLEVIPDSVAGLENLEELNVSTNCLVELPDSIGCLLKLKILDVSSNKLASLPDSVAQCRSLVELDASFNRLTYLPTKIGHELVNLKKLSIPLNKVRNFPTSIGEMRSLRFLDAHFNELRGLPKSIGKLSNLEVLNLGSNFSDLKELPDTIGDLANLRELDVSNNQIQQLPTTFGRLDKLTKLNIDQNPLVIPPKHVVKEGIGAVKVYMAQRWFDLLVEEEERSRREQEALAQASWLTRSTSWLAGAVVGAAGTVSLFMGGDNDDPYLEEER